The genomic region GGGTTCTTTCCCTAGATAGCGCATCTCGTTCCTTCGCGCCTGAAGATGCGCCTGCTCCAGATCGATATGATAATGCTCGGCGATGCGAATCAGACAGTAGAAAATATCGGCCAACTCGTCAGCAATATCGTCTTTGGTGGTGGCATAGCTGGGATCACCTGCACGGTCAGGGAGGTAATAGCGTTCGGCCATCATAACATGCTTTGAGAGATCGCCGGCCTGCTTCATCAATTCTATCATCGTCGCTTCGATAGTCCAGGGGCGCTGCTCAGCAGCAGCGAAGGCCGCGATGACCGTTCGCGTCATGTCGATCAACTCTTGGAAGCTGTAGGCGCTTGTCATACGGTTGTTCCCCCTCGGAGCGTCAGCCGGGCTGGAATCGCTTGTATCTGGCGCTGGACGCGCGCCGCGCGCCTTCATCCAGAAGGTATCTGATATAATTGGAAGTCACGAAAACTCTGCACCAGGGTAAGCGAACCTGCCAGGAATTGCCGAAAGGCGGGCAGAAAGCTGTCCAGGTAGGTGTTGTCGTGGCTCCTGACAATGTACGTCAGCAGAGTGTCATTATACAGCAGATAGGCAAATCCGTTCTGGCGCAGCAGCGTCAGCATGCCTGCTGGAGTTTGTCCGGCGGTTTCGAGATAGGGTACCCAGTCCTGGCTGGCGTCGTCAACGTAGTCGCGCCCCTCCAGGTAGTAGCCTGGCCCGATGACGAGGAGCTTTGCC from Ktedonobacterales bacterium harbors:
- a CDS encoding MazG-like family protein; its protein translation is MTSAYSFQELIDMTRTVIAAFAAAEQRPWTIEATMIELMKQAGDLSKHVMMAERYYLPDRAGDPSYATTKDDIADELADIFYCLIRIAEHYHIDLEQAHLQARRNEMRYLGKEPDF